In one Capricornis sumatraensis isolate serow.1 chromosome 1, serow.2, whole genome shotgun sequence genomic region, the following are encoded:
- the KCNJ15 gene encoding ATP-sensitive inward rectifier potassium channel 15 isoform X2, translating into MVARWAKGSEDHPPALEKTPSDPQSGPVSRTVDPIHISMASTPLVKHTAGPGLKASRPRVMSKSGHSNVRIDKVDGIYLLYLQDLWTTVIDMKWRYKLTLFAATFVMTWFLFGVIYYAIAFIHGDLEPSEPPSNHTPCIMRVDSLTGAFLFSLESQTTIGYGVRSITEECPHAIFLLVAQLVITTLIEIFITGTFLAKIARPKKRAETIKFSHCAVITKQNGKLCLVIQVANMRKSLLIQCQLSGKLLQTHVTKEGEQILLNQATVKFHVDSSSESPFLILPMTFYHVLDETSPLRDLTPQNLKEKEFELVVLLNATVESTSAVCQSRTSYIPEEIYWGFEFVPVVSLSKTGKYVADFSQFEQIRKSPDCTFYCADSEKQKLEEKYRQEDQRERELRTLLLQQSNV; encoded by the exons ATGGTAGCCAGGTGGGCGAAGGGGAGTGAGGACCATCCACCTGCCTTGGAGAAGACGCCATCTGACCC acaga GTGGTCCCGTGAGCCGGACCGTGGACCCGATTCACATCAGCATGGCCAGCACGCCCCTGGTGAAGCACACCGCTGGCCCTGGCCTCAAGGCCAGCAGACCCCGAGTCATGTCCAAGAGCGGGCACAGCAACGTGAGAATCGACAAAGTGGACGGCATATACTTGCTCTACCTCCAAGACTTGTGGACCACCGTCATCGACATGAAGTGGAGATACAAGCTCACCCTGTTTGCCGCCACATTCGTGATGACCTGGTTCCTGTTCGGGGTGATCTACTATGCTATCGCCTTTATCCACGGGGACCTGGAGCCCAGTGAGCCCCCTTCCAATCACACCCCATGCATCATGAGAGTGGACTCCCTCACCGGGGCATTCCTGTTTTCCCTGGAATCCCAGACGACCATCGGCTATGGAGTCCGTTCCATTACCGAGGAATGCCCTCATGCCATCTTCCTCTTGGTGGCCCAGCTGGTCATCACCACCTTGATTGAGATCTTCATCACGGGCACCTTTCTGGCCAAAATTGCCAGACCCAAGAAACGGGCAGAAACCATCAAGTTCAGCCACTGTGCCGTCATCACCAAGCAGAACGGGAAGCTGTGCTTGGTGATCCAGGTGGCCAACATGAGGAAGAGTCTCCTGATCCAGTGCCAGCTCTCGGGGAAGCTCCTCCAGACCCATGTCACCAAGGAGGGCGAGCAGATCCTCCTGAACCAGGCCACCGTCAAGTTCCATGTGGACTCCTCTTCCGAGAGCCCCTTCCTCATCCTGCCCATGACGTTCTACCACGTGCTGGATGAGACAAGCCCCCTGCGGGATCTCACCCCCCAGAACCTGAAGGAGAAGGAGTTTGAGCTGGTGGTCCTCCTCAACGCCACCGTGGAGTCCACCAGCGCCGTGTGCCAGAGCCGCACATCTTACATCCCGGAGGAGATCTACTGGGGCTTCGAGTTTGTGCCTGTCGTCTCTCTCTCAAAAACTGGCAAGTACGTGGCTGACTTCAGTCAGTTTGAACAGATCCGGAAGAGCCCAGATTGTACCTTTTACTGCGCAGATTCCGAGAAGCAGAAACTTGAAGAGAAATACAGGCAGGAGGATCAGAGGGAAAGAGAGCTGAGAACGCTTTTGCTGCAGCAGAGCAATGTCTGA
- the KCNJ15 gene encoding ATP-sensitive inward rectifier potassium channel 15 isoform X1, translating into MVARWAKGSEDHPPALEKTPSDPRTVDPIHISMASTPLVKHTAGPGLKASRPRVMSKSGHSNVRIDKVDGIYLLYLQDLWTTVIDMKWRYKLTLFAATFVMTWFLFGVIYYAIAFIHGDLEPSEPPSNHTPCIMRVDSLTGAFLFSLESQTTIGYGVRSITEECPHAIFLLVAQLVITTLIEIFITGTFLAKIARPKKRAETIKFSHCAVITKQNGKLCLVIQVANMRKSLLIQCQLSGKLLQTHVTKEGEQILLNQATVKFHVDSSSESPFLILPMTFYHVLDETSPLRDLTPQNLKEKEFELVVLLNATVESTSAVCQSRTSYIPEEIYWGFEFVPVVSLSKTGKYVADFSQFEQIRKSPDCTFYCADSEKQKLEEKYRQEDQRERELRTLLLQQSNV; encoded by the exons ATGGTAGCCAGGTGGGCGAAGGGGAGTGAGGACCATCCACCTGCCTTGGAGAAGACGCCATCTGACCC CCGGACCGTGGACCCGATTCACATCAGCATGGCCAGCACGCCCCTGGTGAAGCACACCGCTGGCCCTGGCCTCAAGGCCAGCAGACCCCGAGTCATGTCCAAGAGCGGGCACAGCAACGTGAGAATCGACAAAGTGGACGGCATATACTTGCTCTACCTCCAAGACTTGTGGACCACCGTCATCGACATGAAGTGGAGATACAAGCTCACCCTGTTTGCCGCCACATTCGTGATGACCTGGTTCCTGTTCGGGGTGATCTACTATGCTATCGCCTTTATCCACGGGGACCTGGAGCCCAGTGAGCCCCCTTCCAATCACACCCCATGCATCATGAGAGTGGACTCCCTCACCGGGGCATTCCTGTTTTCCCTGGAATCCCAGACGACCATCGGCTATGGAGTCCGTTCCATTACCGAGGAATGCCCTCATGCCATCTTCCTCTTGGTGGCCCAGCTGGTCATCACCACCTTGATTGAGATCTTCATCACGGGCACCTTTCTGGCCAAAATTGCCAGACCCAAGAAACGGGCAGAAACCATCAAGTTCAGCCACTGTGCCGTCATCACCAAGCAGAACGGGAAGCTGTGCTTGGTGATCCAGGTGGCCAACATGAGGAAGAGTCTCCTGATCCAGTGCCAGCTCTCGGGGAAGCTCCTCCAGACCCATGTCACCAAGGAGGGCGAGCAGATCCTCCTGAACCAGGCCACCGTCAAGTTCCATGTGGACTCCTCTTCCGAGAGCCCCTTCCTCATCCTGCCCATGACGTTCTACCACGTGCTGGATGAGACAAGCCCCCTGCGGGATCTCACCCCCCAGAACCTGAAGGAGAAGGAGTTTGAGCTGGTGGTCCTCCTCAACGCCACCGTGGAGTCCACCAGCGCCGTGTGCCAGAGCCGCACATCTTACATCCCGGAGGAGATCTACTGGGGCTTCGAGTTTGTGCCTGTCGTCTCTCTCTCAAAAACTGGCAAGTACGTGGCTGACTTCAGTCAGTTTGAACAGATCCGGAAGAGCCCAGATTGTACCTTTTACTGCGCAGATTCCGAGAAGCAGAAACTTGAAGAGAAATACAGGCAGGAGGATCAGAGGGAAAGAGAGCTGAGAACGCTTTTGCTGCAGCAGAGCAATGTCTGA